A single genomic interval of Eriocheir sinensis breed Jianghai 21 chromosome 33, ASM2467909v1, whole genome shotgun sequence harbors:
- the LOC127006532 gene encoding nascent polypeptide-associated complex subunit alpha, muscle-specific form-like: MVGVGPRGPVWALGGAYTPAHSAAGHNFLDVLGEEAGGRPLDGATLTVALDVVQAWAVLITVGFTLVLFLFLAFCVCARKEDGYDDYDLDQGITTVKVCHDGGENGLGSFPRINGSNILKGSDDASQASSRCTLKRELPAIPLSAQPDPAGPECNVERTQSQHSSDLYAAVGDVDGGSGIGKVIGGVQVLPAGAIGPDGRAAIIRDPTLTSPTDPTPPAPHLEAGGVEGAAAHPYAKVKKNHPYAHVKLPKKDHPYAKVIRDDSEDPETDTDNYDDPKAITKEKSPGWSSEGGYEPAPPVPEKRFDLEEESTQGAAAPDHMMATSVTSASSGKGPASPRSPHLSARPVTSGSTPSPTSPAPNQSSSTEIQAALAISGRTPANEEMPYMTPPLHHAGIDISAQQNFSGDSQDSRGYTSISVREPLAAIKAQTQASNAPQTAGVQAGEGEGYYMTVSDDSADEMYACIYEGNRGVGSETYAQIEPRSTPPPPPPPMPSPPHAPSTPSSARGESQPPPAPPSVDSLRHVVHSRQASSSSAASTVMGSPGAEKRGTRSPLPPLPQGDTSMYSGHSPQPPHSPPRAVAPLVERPTQRALEEMYAKVMKKQRPGHARGDSCGGGVGGESDAGSVSSSRRGSVDVGGATRWGTHASSPPTTPRQSVDLGSMTRSLVETRNHEIVSSISRAKSYEKTGVWGTTAQHPQPSLPNPNYETIPQMPPTSFYSGSDPGYETVKNSEPAYASVERPEENYPGYETVKPTSDIESEPGYETLKHREYEPGYETVTGETKQAPSEPGYETVAHEKIQEDYEPGYETVTHGRTDPGYEMVKGKPGSEFGDPGYEELKGAVHHHPRTISENDPNYEQLKFTSRTSSEGESEPGYEVVKKAEEAESTYEFMRDYDTQHFPPYDKITQDAAPVQQAPAPLYATVQKGSDKKTKSPEDPTTTQPSGVLESNIDSFPPLGGTEVLMRIGSKEEKDMTLPLTKMTGQMESSDVRSPDEKSPRTSPEMKSPKGSPSSSAKSPKGSPPSQSPKDSPSSKKSPKGSPQSVKSPTGSPQSVKSPTGSPQSVKSPTGSPQSVKSPTGSPQSVKSPTGSSQSVKSPTGSPPGKSHKSPSSPKPPTSFSPVLKTQSSPPPSVRSPDQSPKEAQSPASSPKQDKSPSGSTLAKSPICSPRQAKGPVCFQSLAKSPVCPRVGGPLAASGLNDSSGEESPPMMRSPSPDIDVPPSRKSPVASPTVKTPLKESPPMMKSPSPDMDLPPACKSPPGSPPKEEKETPPMMKSPSPDMDLSPERKSPVGPPITTKESPESKPKSPDIDIPPPTKVPSPPYSPGHETPSLTKSPSPDSEAASPVKTSTEDPIAPTQVSVIAAVEGAASSDSSSLSEATSPVATVPSAAADENTDKPEVSLESEQVTQNADLFNNLRASEGVQFSSLTSENLEESAPTVSEEPETLPVQAEVIGSEREGSPIAFSSLGSEDLPAPLLADDTQNQPQETVNPLYLLDEVNDASLEHVPYSMQDPGPPPPLSGPSSLCGELPPPPPMVMDMDDAVFTNDLPPPLPESAPFMPRTSTLCDDTPPPPLVPPSDVEGLDEMLNLANMGSSSSGSTAGQPGSLHGNSEKDSDSPQEPSVMLMEGSVGGEELPPPPPLSEPAEPSEVKPEKEADSEMDNSISSGYEGGFTAGGVTVTVNPMAEVEETPEPPPPPPLLSSESPQAPSEPPQVAPPSPIIATAVGASSAGSQSSSSGSGSQDTGSGSVESVVTVECVPPPDIPGPAAQQASDSSSSPENQNLEQHEQITPV, from the exons ATGGTGGGCGTGGGACCGCGGGGGCCAGTGTGGGCCCTTGGGGGGGCCTACACCCCCGCTCACTCTGCCGCTGGCCACAACTTCCTTGATGTGCTGGGAGAAGAGGCTGGGGGCAGGCCACTGGATGGGGCCACCCTCACTGTGGCCCTGGACGTGGTGCAGGCGTGGGCGGTGCTCATCACCGTCGGGTTCACACTGGTGCTCTTCCTTTTTCTggcattctgtgtgtgtgccaggaAAGAAGACGG ATATGATGACTATGACCTGGACCAAGGGATCACGACAGTCAAGGTTTGCCATGATGGTGGCGAAAATGGGCTGGGCAGTTTTCCACGCATCAATGGGTCCAACATCCTTAAAGGGAGTGATGATGCCTCCCAAGCCTCTAGTAG GTGCACACTGAAGAGGGAACTCCCAGCCATTCCCCTTAGTGCCCAGCCAGATCCAGCAGGCCCGGAGTGTAATGTGGAGCGCACCCAGTCCCAGCACTCCTCTGACCTGTATGCTGCTGTTGGGGATGTGGATG GTGGCAGTGGTATAGGCAAGGTCATTGGAGGGGTCCAGGTGCTCCCAGCAGGTGCCATTGGGCCTGACGGTCGGGCTGCCATTATCAGGGACCCCACCCTCACCTCCCCCACTGACCCCACACCCCCTGCTCCACATTTGGAGGCTGGGGGAGTTGAGGGGGCAGCAGCTCACCCTTATGCCAAAGTAAAGAAGAATCATCCATACGCTCATGTGAAACTACCAAAGA AGGATCATCCATATGCTAAGGTAATCCGTGATGATTCTGAAGACCCAGAAACGGATACTGACAACTATGATGACCCTAAAGCCATTACCAAAGAAAAGAG TCCTGGATGGAGCTCAGAGGGCGGGTATGAGCCGGCTCCTCCGGTACCTGAGAAGAGATTTGACCTTGAGGAGGAAAGCACCCAAGGAGCTGCCGCACCTGACCACATGATGGCTACATCTGTCACCTCGGCCTCCTCTGGGAAGGGACCAGCCTCACCAAGGTCACCCCATCTCAGTGCCCGGCCTGTGACATCAGGCAGCACCCCTTCACCCACGTCTCCAGCCCCCAACCAGTCATCTTCCACTGAGATCCAGGCAGCCTTGGCTATCTCAGGGAGGACACCAGCCAATGAGGAGATGCCTTACATGACACCTCCCCTCCACCAT GCTGGCATAGATATTTCAGCACAACAGAACTTCAGTGGGGACTCCCAGGACTCAAGAGGCTACACCAGCATCAGTGTCCGAGAGCCTTTGGCAGCAATAAAGGCACAGACACAAGCATCCAATGCCCCTCAGACAGCAGGAGTTCAagcaggggaaggagaagg GTACTACATGACTGTCTCAGATGACTCAGCTGATGAGATGTATGCCTGCATTTATGAGGGCAATAGAGGGGTAGGCAGTGAGACTTATGCACAAATAGAGCCCAGATCAacacctcccccacctcctcctccgatgCCCAGCCCACCACACGCCCCATCAACTCCCTCTTCTGCCCGTGGGGAGTCACAGCCTCCTCCGGCACCTCCGAGTGTTGACAGTCTGCGTCATGTTGTGCACTCAAGACAAG CCTCGTCCAGCAGCGCCGCCAGCACGGTGATGGGCAGTCCAGGAGCTGAGAAGAGGGGCACACGCTCCCCCTTGCCACCGCTGCCTCAAGGAGACACCAGTATGTACTCTGGCCACTCACCTCAGCCCCCACACTCTCCGCCTCGCGCTGTTGCACCACTGGTGGAGAGACCCACTCAGAGGGCACTAGAGGAGATGTATGCCAAG GTGATGAAGAAGCAGCGTCCAGGCCATGCACGCGGAgacagctgtggtggtggtgttggtggggagaGTGATGCTGGCAGTGTGTCTTCCTCCCGTCGAGGTTCAGTGGATGTAGGAGGAGCCACCCGCTGGGGGACACATGCATCCTCTCCACCAACCACTCCCCGTCAGTCGGTTGATCTTGGATCCATGACTCGTAGTCTTGTTGAGACCCGTAACCATGAGATTGTCTCCTCCATCAGTCGGGCAAAGTCTTATGAAAAGACAGGAGTTTGGGGCACCACTGCACAACATCCCCAGCCCTCCTTGCCTAACCCTAACTATGAGACCATACCCCAGATGCCCCCAACCAGTTTCTATTCCGGCTCAGACCCTGGCTATGAAACAGTGAAGAACTCTGAGCCGGCATATGCCAGTGTGGAAAGACCAGAGGAAAACTACCCTGGGTATGAAACAGTGAAGCCCACCTCAGATATAGAATCTGAACCGGGTTATGAAACTCTTAAACACCGTGAATATGAACCTGGCTACGAGACTGTCACTGGTGAAACCAAGCAGGCACCCTCTGAGCCTGGCTACGAAACAGTTGCTCATGAAAAGATACAGGAGGACTATGAGCCTGGTTATGAGACTGTGACACATGGCAGGACAGACCCTGGCTATGAGATGGTAAAAGGAAAGCCAGGAAGTGAGTTTGGAGACCCTGGGTATGAGGAACTGAAGGGAGCAGTTCACCACCATCCACGAACTATCTCTGAAAATGACCCTAACTATGAGCAACTGAAGTTTACTAGTCGAACGTCAAGTGAAGGTGAGTCAGAGCCTGGATATGAGGTGGTGAAAAAGGCAGAAGAGGCAGAAAGTACCTATGAATTCATGCGGGATTATGACACTCAGCATTTCCCACCATATGACAAAATAACACAAGATGCAGCCCCAGTTCAGCAGGCACCTGCTCCTCTCTATGCCACTGTTCAGAAAGGCTCTGACAAAAAAACCAAGAGCCCAGAGGATCCCACAACCACTCAACCATCTGGGGTTCTGGAGAGTAACATTGACAGCTTTCCACCATTAGGGGGAACAGAGGTCTTGATGAGGATAGGGtctaaggaagagaaggacatgaCACTACCCCTCACCAAGATGACGGGACAGATGGAGTCTTCTGATGTGAGGTCACCAGATGAAAAGAGCCCCAGGACGTCACCAGAGATGAAGAGTCCCAAAGGCTCACCTTCATCATCAGCAAAGAGTCCTAAAGGATCTCCTCCAAGTCAGAGCCCAAAAGACTCTCCTTCTTCAAAGAAAAGTCCCAAAGGCTCTCCCCAGTCAGTCAAAAGTCCAACAGGCTCTCCCCAGTCAGTCAAAAGTCCAACAGGCTCTCCCCAGTCAGTCAAAAGCCCAACAGGCTCTCCCCAGTCAGTCAAAAGCCCAACAGGCTCTCCCCAGTCAGTCAAAAGCCCAACAGGCTCCTCCCAGTCAGTCAAAAGTCCAACAGGCTCTCCACCAGGAAAAAGTCATAAAAGTCCTTCCTCACCAAAACCCCCAACAAGTTTTTCACCAGTACTAAAAACTCAAAGTAGCCCTCCACCTTCAGTAAGGAGTCCAGACCAGTCTCCTAAGGAAGCTCAGAGCCCAGCGAGCTCTCCTAAACAGGATAAGAGTCCTTCAGGGTCCACACTAGCCAAAAGTCCGATATGTTCTCCAAGGCAAGCTAAGGGTCCAGTATGTTTCCAGTCTCTAGCCAAGAGCCCAGTATGCCCTAGGGTAGGAGGTCCCTTGGCAGCATCTGGACTTAATGACAGCTCAGGGGAAGAATCTCCACCTATGATGAGAAGTCCAAGTCCAGATATCGATGTTCCACCTTCCAGAAAGAGTCCAGTAGCATCACCCACTGTGAAGACTCCTTTGAAGGAAAGTCCTCCAATGATGAAGAGTCCCAGCCCTGACATGGACTTGCCTCCTGCCTGTAAGAGTCCACCAGGTTCTCCacctaaggaggagaaggaaacgccTCCCATGATGAAGAGTCCCAGCCCTGACATGGACCTGTCTCCTGAAAGAAAGAGCCCAGTTGGTCCTCCTATAACTACCAAGGAAAGCCCTGAGTCCAAGCCCAAGAGTCCTGACATTGATATTCCCCCACCAACCAAAGTACCTTCCCCTCCATATTCTCCAGGGCATGAGACTCCCTCACTCACTAAGAGCCCGAGTCCAGATAGTGAAGCTGCCTCACCTGTTAAGACCAGCACTGAGGATCCTATTGCCCCAACTCAAGTctcagtaatagcagcagtagaagGAGCAGCCTCCTCTGATTCTAGCTCCTTGTCGGAGGCTACCTCCCCTGTGGCTACTGttccatcagcagcagcagatgAGAATACTGATAAACCTGAAGTTTCATTAGAAAGTGAACAGGTTACCCAGAATGCAGATCTCTTCAATAACTTGAGGGCCAGTGAAGGGGTTCAGTTTTCATCACTTACAAGTGAGAATCTTGAAGAGTCAGCCCCAACAGTGTCAGAAGAGCCTGAGACCCTACCAGTCCAGGCAGAGGTGATTGGGTCTGAGCGTGAGGGTTCCCCAATAGCATTCAGCAGTTTAGGCTCTGAGGACCTTCCTGCTCCCCTTCTAGCAGATGACACACAAAATCAACCCCAGGAGACAGTAAACCCACTATACTTGCTGGATGAGGTCAATGATGCTAGCCTTGAACATGTGCCATACAGCATGCAGGATCCagggccccctccccccctctcaggACCATCCAGCTTGTGTGGGGAGCTGCCTCCTCCCCCACCAATGGTCATGGACATGGATGATGCAGTCTTTACCAATGACCTGCCCCCACCCCTACCGGAGTCCGCCCCCTTCATGCCGCGCACCAGCACACTTTGTGATGACACCCCCCCGCCCCCTTTGGTTCCTCCCTCTGATGTAGAAGGGCTTGATGAGATGCTGAACTTAGCCAACATGGGCTCTTCCTCCTCAGGGAGTACTGCAGGCCAGCCTGGCAGTCTTCATGGGAACTCAGAAAAGGACTCAGACTCACCCCAGGAGCCCAGTGTTATGCTAATGGAAGGAAGTGTTGGTGGGGAGGAGctgcctcctccgccccctctttCTGAGCCTGCAGAACCCTCAGAAGTCAAGCCAGAAAAGGAGGCTGACTCTGAAATGGACAATTCAATATCTTCAGGGTATGAGGGTGGATTCACTGCTGGGGGTGTCACTGTCACAGTCAACCCCATGGCTGAAGTAGAGGAAACCCCagaaccccccccaccccctcccctgctCTCCAGTGAGTCCCCCCAGGCTCCAAGTGAACCTCCTCAAGTGGCACCCCCTTCCCCAATCATTGCAACAGCTGTGGGAGCCAGCAGTGCTGGAAGTCAGAGTAGCAGCAGTGGGTCAGGGAGCCAGGACACAGGTAGTGGCAGTGTGGAGAGTGTGGTGACAGTGGAGTGTGTGCCACCCCCAGACATCCCTGGCCCAGCTGCTCAGCAGGCTTCAGATTCCTCATCCAGCCCAGAGAACCAAAACTTGGAGCAGCATGAGCAGATCACACCAGTCTGA